One Roseofilum casamattae BLCC-M143 genomic region harbors:
- the arsH gene encoding arsenical resistance protein ArsH, translated as MTSFDHPPRILFLYGSLRERSYSRLVAEEAARIITEMGAEVKFFHPHELPLRGQVDESHPKVQELRELSTWSEGQVWSSPEMHGNLTGILKNQIDWIPLKVGSVRPTQGKVLAVMQVSGGSQSFNAVNSLRILGRWMRMFTIPNQSSVAKAYQEFNEDGTMKDSPYRDRVVDVMEELYKFTILLRDKVDYLTDRYSERKVKEQDANK; from the coding sequence ATGACCAGTTTCGACCATCCGCCAAGAATTCTCTTTTTGTATGGTTCCCTCCGAGAGCGTTCTTACAGTCGCCTAGTCGCAGAAGAAGCTGCCCGGATTATCACGGAGATGGGCGCCGAAGTCAAATTCTTTCATCCTCACGAGCTTCCCTTGCGCGGACAAGTTGACGAAAGCCATCCAAAAGTGCAAGAACTGCGCGAGTTAAGCACGTGGTCGGAAGGTCAAGTGTGGTCGTCTCCGGAAATGCATGGTAATCTGACTGGTATTCTGAAAAACCAAATTGACTGGATACCGTTGAAAGTTGGTTCGGTGCGGCCGACGCAAGGGAAAGTCCTCGCAGTGATGCAAGTGAGCGGCGGTTCTCAGTCGTTTAATGCGGTGAATAGCTTGCGTATTTTGGGACGGTGGATGCGCATGTTTACTATTCCCAATCAATCTTCCGTGGCGAAAGCGTATCAGGAGTTTAATGAAGATGGTACGATGAAGGACTCTCCTTATCGCGATCGCGTGGTCGATGTGATGGAAGAGTTATACAAATTTACGATATTATTGCGAGATAAAGTAGACTATCTCACCGATCGCTACAGCGAACGT
- a CDS encoding photosystem II S4 domain protein has product MLPRESLLKGVEHREELTQVIDRAERSLKTWEVVATDFLSPPVLAECQAAFASLTEVKLVPWGGYPQAERNRLAIAREEIPLETENVEIALIEIAGNFLFDTATHRDFLGSLLGTGIVREKTGDIIVLGDRGAQAIVVPELVEFLEMNLTQVRSVPVKTQRIDLSELKVKAPKRQEMTSVEASMRLDAIASAGFRTSRSKMVQMIEGKDVRVNWKEITQSSYTVKTGDLIAIRGKGRLEVGDIAVTKKQRYRVQMVRLV; this is encoded by the coding sequence ATGCTACCGAGAGAAAGCCTGCTGAAAGGAGTCGAACACCGAGAGGAATTGACTCAAGTTATCGATCGCGCGGAACGATCGCTGAAAACTTGGGAAGTCGTCGCTACAGACTTTCTGTCGCCTCCGGTTCTGGCCGAATGTCAAGCAGCATTTGCATCCTTAACTGAAGTGAAATTAGTTCCCTGGGGAGGCTATCCGCAAGCAGAACGAAATCGACTGGCGATCGCGCGGGAAGAAATTCCCTTAGAAACTGAGAATGTGGAGATCGCGCTTATCGAAATTGCCGGTAATTTTCTCTTCGATACGGCAACTCACCGAGATTTTTTAGGCTCGTTATTAGGAACGGGAATAGTCCGGGAAAAAACTGGCGATATTATTGTTTTAGGCGATCGCGGCGCGCAAGCGATCGTGGTTCCGGAACTGGTAGAATTTCTGGAGATGAACTTAACCCAAGTGCGATCGGTTCCGGTGAAAACTCAACGAATAGACTTAAGCGAGCTGAAAGTCAAAGCACCGAAACGGCAGGAAATGACCAGCGTTGAAGCGTCCATGCGTTTGGATGCGATCGCATCGGCTGGATTTCGCACCTCCCGCAGTAAAATGGTACAGATGATTGAAGGGAAAGACGTGCGCGTGAACTGGAAAGAAATTACTCAATCCAGCTACACGGTGAAAACTGGAGATTTAATCGCCATTCGCGGAAAAGGACGGTTAGAAGTTGGGGACATTGCAGTTACCAAAAAACAACGATATCGCGTGCAGATGGTACGCTTGGTTTAA